In Raphanus sativus cultivar WK10039 chromosome 5, ASM80110v3, whole genome shotgun sequence, the following proteins share a genomic window:
- the LOC108857939 gene encoding uncharacterized protein LOC108857939 encodes MGTCFSSSSSSNSRTRMVDYYYDPELYDYNRVFPPYDVNYVNNLHLQQALASSLVTSMEEINHHPQPQRHVTLRIKQEEEEPEIKTENGPPEPSSRLCTICMEEKSSSDMFRGNCTHFYCTECTARYVETKIEENVARIKCPDVDCTHVIEPNTCRDLIPKNLSVRWDKALCESLFQSSEKVYCPFENCSAMMVVEGGDDKVTATECPSCHRLFCAQCKVTWHAGMGCNEFQRVGNTNDKISNLFFSRILTINKGKEKKNEDELMIQLAKNKQWKRCPSCNFYVEKLAGCLHISCRSLLQS; translated from the coding sequence ATGGGAACATGCttctcttcatcatcatcatcaaactcaCGCACAAGGATGGTAGATTATTACTATGACCCTGAATTATACGATTACAACAGAGTTTTCCCACCCTACGACGTAAACTATGTCAATAATCTGCATCTCCAACAAGCTCTGGCTTCTTCATTGGTCACCTCAATGGAGGAGATTAACCATCATCCCCAACCCCAAAGGCATGTTACCTTGCGTATCAAGCAGGAGGAAGAAGAACCGGAGATCAAAACAGAGAACGGACCCCCCGAACCATCTAGCAGGTTATGTACGATATGTATGGAGGAGAAGTCTTCCTCCGACATGTTCCGAGGTAATTGCACTCACTTCTATTGCACCGAGTGCACTGCCCGTTACGTGGAGACCAAGATAGAAGAAAACGTAGCTAGAATCAAGTGTCCTGACGTGGATTGCACGCACGTGATTGAGCCAAACACATGTCGTGATCTGATCCCAAAGAACTTGTCCGTGCGTTGGGACAAAGCCTTGTGCGAGTCTTTGTTCCAGTCCTCGGAGAAAGTCTACTGTCCGTTCGAAAACTGCTCGGCGATGATGGTTGTGGAGGGTGGTGATGATAAAGTGACAGCGACGGAGTGTCCGTCTTGTCATAGGCTGTTTTGCGCTCAGTGTAAAGTGACATGGCACGCAGGGATGGGGTGCAATGAGTTTCAGAGAGTTGGGAACACTAATGATAAGATCAGTAACTTATTTTTTAGTAGAATATTAACCATAAACAAAGgtaaagagaagaagaatgaagaTGAGTTGATGATTCAGTTGGCTAAGAACAAGCAGTGGAAGAGGTGTCCTAGTTGCAACTTCTACGTTGAGAAACTCGCTGGTTGTCTGCATATAAGTTGCAGGTCACTACTTCAATCATAA